Sequence from the Melospiza melodia melodia isolate bMelMel2 unplaced genomic scaffold, bMelMel2.pri scaffold_202, whole genome shotgun sequence genome:
ACAGAAGGGGGGAACCCTGAGCTGGGGGGACCAAaactgggggacacgggggggccttatggggacaccaggactgTGGGGAGAGGGGGACCCCGCGTGTTGCGGGGGGACACCGAgaggggctcggggggctccggGGACTCGAGGGGGGCACCAGGGACTATGGGGGGCACGAGCGTCTGTGGGGGTTTCAAGAGACTACGGGGGGGCACCAGGGACAATGGAGGGGGGCACCAGGGACTATGAGGGGGCACCGAGATGGGCTCGGGGGAGGCACCGAGCACTCGGGAATGGGCACAAGAGACTCGGGGGGACAACAGGGACTCGGGGGGCCCCGGATTGGGGTCCAtggggtgggtgggtggggggCTCACTCACATGGGGGTGGGCCTCCATCTCGCGCAGGGCTTTGATCTCGCGCAGGGTCTGTGGGGGCAGCCCCTCCTCGGGGCGCCGCAGCGGAACCTTCTTGAGGGCCACCAGCTCCCCGgtctggggggacacgggggtgtcAGGGAGGCCCCGCCGGGCCGCGTTACCGACCCCCAGGCCCCGGTCCCCGGTCCCCGGTCCCACCTCGCGGTGCTTGGCCTTGAACACGACGCCGTGCGCGCCCTCCCCGATGCGGCCCAGCACGATGTACTGCTCCATGCCGCGGGGCATTGTGGGCCGGCTCCGTCCTCCACCGCCCCACACTGCCCCGCGCCGAGCCCGCCGCACCTGGTTGCCATGGAGATAGGCCCCGCCCCTGACAACCAGCCCCGGCAACAGCCAATAGCTCCCCGCTCTGAGCAATGAGGCCCCGCCCCTAGCAACGCGCTCCCTAGCAACAGGCGGGGCCGCCCCTAGCATGCATCAGCGCATCCTAGCAAACCCCGCCCCTAGCAACCCGGTCAGGCCCAGCCCCTAGCAACGCAACGGTCCCTAGCAACGCGGGCCAGACCCCGGCAGCGAGGCCCCGCCCATAGCAACAAGACACCGCCCCTTAGCAACCTGGGCCCGCCCCGCCGGCATCCCCCGCTCCCCGGCAACCGCGCCCCGCCCTTGGCAACGGCCGCCCCGTCGCGCGCCGCCATTTGGCCGCGCCGCGCTCTGATTGGTCAGCGCCGCCGCGCGGGGCGGGACGGCGGGCGCTGATTGGTGGGCGCGGGGGCCACGCCCCTTTCCCCtcaggcgggcgggcggcgcgccGGGCGAGGCGCGggcgggggatttgggggcatttcggggtgttttgggtgtttttggggggtcccggcaCGCAGCGAGCCCCGCTCGGGTGGGGATGGCGGCGCTGCCTCCGCGAGAGTTCGCGGCGCAGGTGCTGCCCGGCTGCGTGGTGCCCACGGCGCGCCAGGGCCTGGCCCAGCTctggccactgctgctgctctgcctcggGGCGCGGCTGCTGCACCGGCTGCGTGAGTGGGGCCGggcggggggacaccggggggaaccGGGGCCCTGGGCAGGCCGGAGGGGTGGGGGACATCCGGGAGGCCGGGGAGAACCGCGGCCCTGGGGGGAACCGGGGGTCTGGGGAGGCCGGAGGAgtgggggcacatccaggggtcccggggggtctgtGGGGACACGCGAGGGGCTGGGGGGACCCGGGGCTCTGGGGAGGCcggagggctggggggacaccccGGAGGCCGGGAGGAACCGGGGTCTGAGGAGGCCGGAGGGGTGGGGGGACACCCCGGAGGCCGGGAGGAACCGGGGTCTGAGGAGGCCGGAGGGGTGGGGGGTATAGCCGAGGGTCTGGGGGTTCCGAGGGTCTGGGGGTTCCGGGGGTCTGGAGGCCTGGGGGTGTTCCCGGGTTTGGGGGACGGGACCCCCAGGGTTTGGAAGTGTTGCTGGGTTTGGGTGAGGGGATACTGGGGTGTAACATAGGGTTTGGGGTTCAAGGACCCCCGGAGTTTGGGGGTGTTCCTGGTTTGGGGGTGTTCCGGGGTTTGGGTTCAGGGACCCCCGGGTTTTGGGGGTGTTCccggtttgggggtttggggaccccCGGGGTTTCGGGTGAGGGGATGCCCGGGGTGTGGGGGCATTGCCAGCTTGGGGTGAGGGGACCCCCGGGGTTTGGGGTGAGGGGACCCCCAGGGTGGGGGCAGTGTCCTGTTTGGGGTTCGGGGACTCCCGGGGTTTTGGGCTTGGGGACCTCCAGAGTGTGGGGGCATTGCCGGTTTTGGGTGTGGGGATCCCTGGGGCTCGGGGGTTCAGGGACCTCCGGGGTGTGGGGGCactgctggtttggggttttgggtgtgGGGATCCCTGGGGTTCAGGGGTTCAGGGACCCCGGGGTGTGGGGGCactgctggtttggggttttgggtgtgGGGATCCCTGGGGCTCGGGGGTTCAGGGACCCTCAGGGTGTGGGGGCGTTGCCGGTTTGGCGTTCGGGGActcctggggtttgggggttcggGAACCCCTggaatgtgggggtttttttggggtttggggacccccagggtgtgGGGACATTGCCGGTTTTGGGTGAGGGGATCCCCAAGGTCCGGGGGCAGTGTCTGGTTTGGGGGTTTGTGGATCCCCAGGGTTTGGGGTCCATGGATTTCTGGGGTCTGGGGTCCATGGATCCCCGGAGTCTGGGGTCCATGGATCCCCGGGGTTTGGGGTCCATGGATTTCTGGGGTCCGTGGATCCCTGGGGTCTGGGGTCCATGGATCCCCGGAGTTTGGGGTCCATGGATCCCCGGGGTTTGGGGTCCATGGATCCCCGGGGTTTGGGGTCCATGGATCCCCGGGGTTTGGGGTCCATGGATCCCCGGGGTTTGGGGTCCATGGATTTCTGGGGTCTGGGGTCCATGGATCCCCGGGGTTTGGGGTCCATGGATTTCTGGGGTCTGGGGTCCATGGATCCCCGGGGTTTGGGGTCCATGGATCCCTGGGGTTTGGGGTCCAAGGATCCCCGGGGTTTGGGGTCCATGGATCCCTGTGGTCTGGGGTCCATGGATCCCTGTGGTTTGGGGTCCATGGATTCCCAGGCTTTGGGGTCCATGGATTTCTGGGGTCTGGGGTCCATGGATCCCCGGGCTTTGGGGTCCATGGATCCCCGGGCTTTGGGGTCCATGGATCCCCGGGGTTTGGGGTCCATGGATCCCCGGGGTTTGGGGTCCATGGATCCCCGGGCTTTGGGGTCCATGGATTTCTGGGGTCCATGGATCCCCGGGGTTTGGGGTCCATGGATTTCTGGGGTCCATGGATCCCCGGGGTCTGGGGTCCATGGATCCCCGGGGTTTGGGGTCCATGGATCCCCGGGTTTGGGGTCCATGGATTTCTGGGGTCCGTGGATCCCCGGGGTTTGGGGTTCATTGATCCCTGGGGTTCGGGGGTGCCCCCTGACCCTGTCCGTGTTTCAGCGCTGCCGCGGGGCGGGAAGCACGCGGGGGCGGCGGCCggggggctcctggccctgcaccatTTCTTCGGGGCCCAGGCGCTGTGGGTGGCGCTGCTGAGCGGGCTGTGCGTGCTCACCCTGCTGCTGAGCCGGGCCCGCGCCCACCGCGGCCTCTGCCTGGCCCTGGCCGCCCTCAGCTACCTGCTCATGGGGTACGGAGAGCTGGgggggaactggggacactgggagggactgggatggggtttgggggggctctgCCCGGCCCTGGCCGCCCTCAGCTACCTGCTCATGGGGTATGGAAAGctgggggggaactgggggcactgggagggactgggatggggtttgggggggctctgCCCGGCCCTGGCCGCCCTCAGCTACCTGCTCATGGGGTACAGGGCACTGCAAGggattggggggcactgggagggactggggggcactgggagggactgggaggaggtctgggagcactgggagagggattgggggcactgggaggggaactgggggcactggggggcactgggagggggtttgggaggGGGGCTCTGCCTGGCCCTGGCCGCCCTCAGCTACCTGCTCATGGGCTATGGggcactgggaaggactggggggcactgggagggactgggagcactgggagagggattgggggcactgggagggactgggaggggaactgggggcactggggggcactgggatgggatctgggggGCTCTGCCAGGCCCTGGCCGCCCTCAGCTGCCTGCCCATGGGGtatggggcactgggagggactgggaaagggactgggggcactgggaggggcttgggagtgctgggagtgggtttgggatggactgggagaggaattgggggcactgggatggactgggaggagtttggggatgctgggatggactgggagaggggctgggggcactgggagggagacaaaaggcactgggatgaactggggggtTGGTGGCAttgaactgggagtgactgggaagggGTTTAggggcactgggatgaactgggagtgactgggaaggggtttgggggcactgggatgaattgggagtgactgggaaggggtttggggggcactgggatgaactgggagtgactgggaaggggtttgggggcactgggagggactggggttactgggatgaactgggggatCGATGGCAttgaactgggagtgactgggaaggaTT
This genomic interval carries:
- the PORCN gene encoding protein-serine O-palmitoleoyltransferase porcupine yields the protein MAALPPREFAAQVLPGCVVPTARQGLAQLWPLLLLCLGARLLHRLPLPRGGKHAGAAAGGLLALHHFFGAQALWVALLSGLCVLTLLLSRARAHRGLCLALAALSYLLMGELHMVDTVTWHKMRGAQMVVAMKAVSLGFDLDRGTGGAEPSPAQVLGYLCSPGSVVFGPWEPFGSYLRAVEGPPLNSINPTDLINL